A genome region from Campylobacter ureolyticus ACS-301-V-Sch3b includes the following:
- a CDS encoding conjugal transfer protein TraL, which yields MMNLHFVLNAKGGIGKSFISSLLCQYLLFKNESILAIDTDPNNTTLYNIKALKAKFLQLISEDGNFNVREFDKIIEIAFDKKHDDIIIDSGATTFIPLVSYLKENEIINLLKDNEINVYMHVPIVGGQARDDTILGLTQLIQAFDNSFVVWINEYHGKLLKDNKEFEEFEEYQKIKEKIVAVIYLNLLSKDTFGKDLNDMTSSNLTFDEVMKNKDFSLMSKQRLKIFRDKAFKQLEIFL from the coding sequence ATTATGAATTTACACTTTGTATTAAACGCAAAAGGTGGCATTGGAAAAAGTTTTATAAGCTCACTACTTTGTCAATATCTACTTTTTAAAAATGAAAGTATCTTAGCCATAGATACAGACCCAAACAATACAACTTTATACAATATAAAAGCACTAAAAGCTAAATTTTTACAGCTTATTTCAGAAGATGGAAATTTTAATGTTAGAGAATTTGATAAAATTATAGAAATTGCTTTTGATAAAAAGCATGATGATATTATAATCGATAGTGGTGCAACTACTTTTATACCATTAGTTAGCTATTTAAAAGAAAATGAAATCATAAATTTACTAAAAGATAATGAAATAAATGTTTATATGCATGTTCCAATTGTTGGCGGACAAGCAAGAGATGACACAATTTTAGGATTAACCCAACTTATACAAGCATTTGATAACTCTTTTGTGGTGTGGATTAATGAATATCACGGAAAACTACTTAAAGATAATAAAGAATTTGAAGAGTTTGAAGAATATCAAAAAATAAAAGAAAAAATAGTGGCAGTTATTTATTTAAATTTACTTAGTAAAGATACATTTGGTAAGGATTTAAACGATATGACAAGCTCAAATTTAACATTTGATGAAGTTATGAAAAATAAAGATTTTTCACTAATGAGCAAACAAAGACTTAAAATATTTAGAGATAAGGCTTTTAAACAATTAGAAATATTTTTATAA
- a CDS encoding type IV secretory system conjugative DNA transfer family protein encodes MKKETNQALAYVYGILTIFIVLLIISSISTQYIAKSFNYSPNLGETWIYGLYNPLSFIFWSKDYYSFYPAFFNQFFVFLSAGIAFSFIMFIIVRLFFIRKAKAIKDLHGSARWANLKDIEEMGILNNDDGVYIGGFLHKKTTYYLKHNGPEHIIAFAPTRSGKGVGLVLPTLLSWKHSALIIDIKGELWNLTAGWRKKYANNKVLKFDPTCTDGSAVKFNILEEIKIDTIHEIKDTQNIAINLIFKGESPSNNIQSNTSYFKNEAVSFLSAITLFMLHQAKTQSKNTPSLYDLYKFINDPDFSIDERLAEMLDCDLEIEETSKDMIKSIAKSMSNKAPQELSGVIGSTNEALNLYIDPIIAKNISKSEFKIRDLMNYDLPVSLYITIPPSNMDRLKPLNNLLINQILRTLTDESLKFEDGKGVENYKHRLLFMGDEIVSLGKLGSVENNIAYAAGYGIKYYFIIQDISQLHNLYGKDESIISNCHVRIAYAPNKIETAKVLSEMSGKATVIKKAITSSGKRMSVILDNVSETIQETQRPIITDDECMRIKAAKKDKKTGLITEAGDMLIFIAGSLPIYGKQILFFKDETFLQRSKINLDNKLSDIIK; translated from the coding sequence ATGAAAAAAGAGACAAATCAAGCATTAGCTTATGTGTATGGAATTTTAACTATTTTTATAGTGTTACTAATTATAAGCTCAATTTCAACTCAATATATTGCAAAATCATTTAACTACTCTCCAAATTTAGGCGAAACTTGGATTTATGGCTTATATAATCCTTTAAGTTTTATCTTTTGGAGTAAAGATTATTACTCTTTTTATCCGGCTTTTTTCAATCAATTTTTTGTATTTTTAAGTGCTGGGATAGCATTTAGCTTCATTATGTTTATTATAGTTAGGCTATTTTTTATAAGAAAAGCAAAAGCTATAAAAGATCTGCACGGATCAGCAAGATGGGCGAATTTAAAAGATATTGAAGAAATGGGAATATTAAACAACGATGATGGTGTTTATATTGGTGGATTTTTACATAAAAAAACAACTTATTATCTAAAACACAACGGACCTGAACATATCATCGCTTTTGCACCTACAAGAAGCGGAAAAGGCGTTGGGCTAGTATTACCAACTTTATTATCTTGGAAGCATTCAGCACTTATAATAGATATTAAGGGCGAACTTTGGAATTTAACTGCTGGTTGGAGAAAAAAGTATGCAAATAATAAAGTTTTAAAATTTGATCCAACTTGCACCGATGGAAGTGCGGTTAAATTTAACATTTTAGAAGAAATTAAAATTGACACAATTCACGAGATAAAAGATACCCAAAATATCGCAATCAATCTTATATTTAAAGGAGAAAGTCCATCAAATAACATACAATCAAATACAAGTTATTTTAAAAATGAAGCTGTTTCATTTTTATCTGCGATAACTTTATTTATGTTACACCAAGCAAAAACACAATCTAAAAACACCCCTAGTTTATATGATTTGTATAAATTTATAAACGACCCTGATTTTTCAATTGATGAGCGTTTAGCTGAAATGTTGGATTGTGATTTAGAGATCGAAGAAACTTCAAAAGATATGATAAAAAGTATAGCAAAATCAATGTCAAATAAAGCTCCACAAGAATTAAGCGGCGTTATAGGCTCAACAAACGAAGCTTTAAATTTATATATTGATCCAATCATTGCAAAAAACATATCAAAGAGTGAATTTAAAATAAGAGATTTAATGAATTATGATTTGCCAGTTAGTCTTTATATAACCATTCCACCAAGCAATATGGATAGATTAAAACCACTTAATAATCTTTTAATAAATCAAATTTTAAGAACTCTTACTGATGAATCACTAAAATTTGAAGATGGTAAAGGAGTTGAAAACTATAAACATAGACTTTTATTTATGGGTGATGAGATAGTTTCTCTTGGAAAATTAGGTTCTGTTGAAAATAATATCGCCTATGCAGCTGGTTATGGAATAAAATATTATTTCATTATCCAAGATATTTCACAACTCCATAATCTTTATGGTAAAGATGAAAGTATTATATCAAATTGCCATGTAAGAATTGCATATGCTCCAAATAAAATAGAAACGGCAAAAGTTTTATCTGAAATGAGTGGAAAAGCAACTGTTATTAAAAAAGCAATTACAAGCTCAGGTAAAAGAATGTCTGTGATTTTAGATAATGTAAGTGAAACTATCCAGGAAACACAACGCCCTATAATTACAGATGATGAATGTATGAGAATAAAAGCAGCAAAAAAAGATAAAAAAACAGGACTTATTACAGAAGCGGGGGATATGCTTATTTTTATAGCTGGATCTTTACCAATTTATGGAAAACAAATACTTTTTTTCAAAGATGAAACTTTTTTACAAAGATCAAAAATTAACCTAGATAATAAATTAAGCGACATCATAAAATAA